From Brassica oleracea var. oleracea cultivar TO1000 chromosome C3, BOL, whole genome shotgun sequence, a single genomic window includes:
- the LOC106327990 gene encoding importin subunit alpha-3-like → MSLRPGAKTEARRNRYKVAVDAEEGRRRREDHMVEIRKNKREENLQKKRREGISAAAQTEQDLTSEKRLIENLQGMVAGIWSEDCNLQLETTTLLRKLLSREHYPPINDVIQSGVVPRVVTFLSRAEFPKLQFEAAWTLTNIASGTSENTNVIIESGAIPIFVHLLSSPNEDVREQAVWALGNVAGDSPKCRDFVLSFGAMLPLLSQFNKHAKLSMLRNATWTLSNFCRGKPQPSFEQTSQALPVLKSLVQSTDEEVLTDTCWTLAHLSDNTNETVQAVIDAGVVPRIIQLLTHTSQAVLIPALRTIGNIVTGDEVQTQTVVDHQVLPSLLVLVTDTYTKSIKKEACWTISNITAGNSNQIQAAIEAGVIQVLVWVLQNAEFELKREAAWGISNATSGGTHDQIKFMVSEGCIRPICDLLTCPDPRIIMVCLEALENILKVGEAVKSSGLTGDENLFGTLVEEAGGLEKIENLQSHDNDDIYQKAMKILEKFWTEDDDEEEGNNEILDITPPDQFNFI, encoded by the exons GATCACATGGTTGAGATCAGGAAGAACAAGAGGGAAGAGAATCTGCAGAAGAAGAGACGCGAGGGAATCTCGGCCGCGGCACAAACGGAGCAGGATCTTACTTCTGAGAAGAGA TTGATAGAGAATCTACAGGGGATGGTTGCTGGAATATGGTCAGAGGATTGCAACTTACAACTTGAGACGACCACTCTCTTGCGGAAACTGCTTTCAAGGG AGCATTATCCTCCTATCAATGATGTTATACAATCTGGTGTTGTTCCTCGCGTTGTGACTTTCCTTTCAAGGGCTGAGTTTCCCAAACTTCAG TTTGAGGCAGCTTGGACGCTCACCAACATTGCTTCAGGGACATCAGAGAATACGAATGTCATCATTGAAAGTGGTGCTATCCCTATATTCGTCCATCTTCTCAGCTCCCCTAATGAGGACGTCCGCGAACAA GCTGTTTGGGCATTGGGAAACGTTGCTGGAGACTCACCAAAGTGCCGTGATTTTGTGTTAAGTTTCGGTGCCATGTTGCCTCTGCTGTCTCAGTTCAATAAGCATGCAAAGCTTTCAATGCTTAGGAATGCTACATGGACTTTATCAAACTTCTGCAGAGGGAAGCCTCAGCCTTCATTTGAACAG ACAAGCCAAGCTTTACCAGTTCTTAAGAGCCTTGTGCAATCAACAGATGAAGAAGTTCTCACTGATACATGCTGGACTCTGGCACACCTCTCGGATAACACAAATGAAACTGTACAGGCGGTTATCGATGCAGGCGTTGTCCCTCGCATCATCCAGCTCTTAAC TCATACGTCGCAGGCAGTGCTGATTCCTGCTCTTCGTACCATTGGAAATATTGTAACCGGCGATGAAGTACAGACGCAG ACGGTTGTGGACCATCAGGTGCTTCCTAGTCTTTTGGTCCTCGTTACAGACACGTACACGAAGAGTATCAAGAAGGAAGCTTGCTGGACTATCTCAAACATAACAGCTGGGAATTCAAATCAGATACAA GCAGCGATTGAAGCAGGTGTCATTCAGGTTCTTGTTTGGGTGCTCCAAAACGCAGAGTTCGAATTGAAAAGGGAAGCTGCTTGGGGAATCTCAAATGCTACTTCTGGTGGCACTCATGATCAAATCAA ATTTATGGTGAGCGAAGGGTGTATCAGACCGATATGCGATCTTCTAACCTGCCCGGATCCAAGAATCATAATGGTTTGCTTAGAAGCGTTGGAGAACATTCTGAAGGTCGGAGAAGCAGTGAAGAGCTCGGGTCTGACAGGAGACGAGAACCTCTTCGGTACACTGGTAGAGGAAGCAGGAGGACTTGAGAAGATTGAGAATCTTCAGAGCCACGACAACGATGATATATACCAGAAAGCTATGAAAATCCTTGAAAAGTTTTGGACTGAAGACGACGATGAGGAAGAAGGCAACAATGAGATCCTTGATATTACTCCTCCTGATCAATTCAACTTTATCTGA